Proteins encoded by one window of Vigna radiata var. radiata cultivar VC1973A unplaced genomic scaffold, Vradiata_ver6 scaffold_250, whole genome shotgun sequence:
- the LOC106754485 gene encoding uncharacterized protein LOC106754485 translates to MSPLLAKVLTHYGVRHKVASPYHPQTNGQAKVSNKEIKRILEKIVCSSRKDWSKKLDDSLWANRTAMKTSMGLSPFQLVYGKAWHLPVKMEHRALWALKFLSFDPCETQNTRSRHILELEEM, encoded by the exons atgtCCCCTTTG cTTGCAAAGGTTCTCACACATTATGGGGTAAGACATAAAGTGGCCTCACCTTATCATCCACAAACAAATGGCCAGGCTAAAGTTTCTAACAAGGAGATAAAGagaattttggagaaaataGTTTGCTCATCAAGGAAGGACTGGTCAAAGAAGTTAGATGATTCTCTTTGGGCTAATAGGACAGCTATGAAGACATCCATGGGTTTGTCACCTTTTCAGTTGGTCTATGGGAAAGCATGGCATCTGCCAGTAAAGATGGAGCATAGAGCTTTATGGGCTTTGAAATTTCTGAGTTTTGATCCTTGTGAAACTCAGAATACACGCAGTAGGCATATATTGGAGCTTGAAGAGATGTAG